A stretch of Lathyrus oleraceus cultivar Zhongwan6 chromosome 6, CAAS_Psat_ZW6_1.0, whole genome shotgun sequence DNA encodes these proteins:
- the LOC127097485 gene encoding uncharacterized protein LOC127097485 — translation MDALGFGSGFSGFWKWNPSPESRRRRIRSNSTSPGSIVGGGYQFPVKQAITAASLALTGNTIAQISNRWSKAKETDENASQDVLSRLLSEHDLLRALRMTSYGFLFYGPGSFAWYQLLDHCLPKPNVQNLMLKVLLNQIVLGPCVIAVVFAWNNLWQQKLSELPEKYRRDALPALLYGFRFWVPVSVLNFWYAYSHA, via the exons ATGGACGCGCTTGGATTTGGGAGTGGATTTAGCGGCTTCTGGAAGTGGAATCCGTCACCGGAATCTCGACGGCGTCGTATTCGCTCTAATTCGACTTCGCCTGGTTCCATCGTCGGAGGTGGTTATCAGTTCCCGGTGAAGCAGGCGATAACAGCCGCCTCCCTCGCCCTTACTGGTAACACAATTGCTCAGATCAGTAACCGTTGGAGCAAAGCCAAAGAGACGGATGAAAATGCCTCTCAG GATGTATTGTCGAGGCTTCTTTCGGAACACGATTTGCTACGTGCTCTGCGAATGACTTCCTATGGATTCCTTTTCTATGGTCCTGGTTCTTTCGCCTGGTACCAGTTGCTTGATCATTGTCTCCCTAAACCAAATGTCCAGAACCTAATGCTAAAG GTTTTACTAAACCAGATTGTGTTGGGTCCGTGTGTCATTGCGGTTGTCTTTGCGTGGAACAATTTATGGCAACAGAAGCTCTCAGAGCTTCCAGAAAAATACAGAAGAGATGCTCTGCCAGCTTTACTTTATG GGTTTAGATTTTGGGTCCCTGTCAGTGTGTTAAACTTCTGGTACGCGTATTCACATGCATGA